The following proteins come from a genomic window of Pseudomonas sp. MAG733B:
- a CDS encoding LysR family transcriptional regulator, translating into MVEDLNTLYYFTQVVEHHGFAAAGRALDMPKSKLSRRIAELEERLGVRLLNRTSRHCSLTEIGQAYYQRCLAMRVEAESAAELIERNRSEPQGLVRISCPTALLHTWVGPMLTRYMLKYPLVELFIESTNRRVDLIHEGFDIALRVRFPPLENTDMVMKVLGNSTQSVVGSPAFAQRLSTPPSPADLSGMPSLHWGAAQREYQWELFGAEGSTALIRHAPRMVTDDLLALRHAAVAGVGIVHLPSVVVRDEIATGQLVELVPGWAPKSGIIHAIFPSRRGLLPSVRSLIDFLGEEFSHSDIA; encoded by the coding sequence ATGGTGGAAGACCTCAACACCCTCTATTACTTCACTCAAGTGGTGGAACATCACGGTTTCGCAGCGGCCGGGCGCGCGCTGGACATGCCCAAGTCCAAGCTCAGCCGACGCATCGCCGAGCTCGAAGAGCGCCTGGGCGTACGCCTGCTCAATCGCACCAGCCGCCATTGCTCGCTGACCGAAATAGGCCAGGCGTATTACCAGCGTTGCCTGGCCATGCGCGTGGAAGCGGAAAGCGCCGCCGAACTGATCGAACGCAACCGCTCCGAACCCCAAGGCCTGGTGCGCATCAGTTGCCCGACGGCGCTGCTCCACACCTGGGTCGGGCCGATGCTGACCCGCTACATGCTCAAGTACCCTTTGGTGGAGTTGTTCATCGAGAGCACCAACCGCCGGGTCGACCTGATTCATGAAGGTTTTGATATCGCCCTGCGGGTGCGTTTTCCGCCGCTGGAAAATACCGACATGGTGATGAAGGTATTGGGCAACAGCACCCAGAGTGTCGTCGGCAGTCCGGCGTTCGCCCAACGCCTGTCGACACCGCCGTCGCCGGCAGACCTGAGCGGCATGCCGAGCCTGCATTGGGGCGCGGCGCAACGTGAGTATCAGTGGGAACTGTTCGGCGCCGAGGGCAGCACCGCATTGATCCGGCACGCGCCGAGGATGGTTACCGATGACCTGTTGGCCTTGCGCCATGCAGCGGTCGCCGGGGTCGGCATCGTGCACCTGCCCAGCGTGGTGGTACGCGATGAAATCGCTACCGGGCAATTGGTTGAACTGGTGCCGGGCTGGGCACCGAAAAGCGGCATCATCCACGCGATTTTCCCGTCGCGCCGAGGGTTGCTGCCGTCGGTGCGCAGCTTGATCGACTTTCTCGGAGAGGAATTCAGTCACAGCGATATCGCCTGA
- a CDS encoding carboxymuconolactone decarboxylase family protein, protein MQPRIDFYTASPDALKAMIALETAVSKLPLEKNLIELVKLRASQINGCAFCIDMHTADAIKGGETPRRLFAVTAWREAPFFTERERAALLWTESLTQLSLTHAPDEDYEVVAAQFSPKEMVDLTVAISTINSWNRLAVGFRKTPQA, encoded by the coding sequence ATGCAACCGCGCATCGATTTCTACACCGCTAGCCCTGACGCCCTGAAAGCCATGATTGCCCTGGAAACCGCCGTTTCCAAGCTGCCACTGGAAAAGAACCTGATCGAACTGGTCAAGCTGCGTGCTTCGCAAATCAACGGCTGCGCCTTCTGCATCGACATGCACACCGCCGACGCGATCAAGGGAGGCGAAACCCCGCGTCGCCTGTTCGCCGTAACGGCCTGGCGCGAGGCGCCGTTCTTCACCGAACGTGAACGTGCTGCGCTGCTGTGGACCGAATCCTTGACCCAACTGAGCCTGACCCACGCCCCGGACGAAGATTACGAAGTGGTCGCCGCCCAGTTCTCGCCCAAGGAAATGGTCGACCTGACCGTGGCCATCAGCACCATCAACAGCTGGAACCGACTGGCCGTCGGCTTCCGCAAAACGCCTCAAGCCTGA
- the dkgB gene encoding 2,5-didehydrogluconate reductase DkgB, with amino-acid sequence MSIPAFGLGTFRLQGQVVIDSVSTGLELGYRAIDTAQIYENEAEVGEAIAASGVARENLFITSKIWVANFAKDRLIESLRESLQKLQTDYLDLTLIHWPSPEDQVPVEEFMGALLEAKRLGLTRQIGVSNFTVDLMKQAIAAVGAENIATNQIELHPYLQNRKVVEFAQSQGIRITSYMTLAYGEVLKDPVIATIADRLQSTPAQVTLAWAMQLGYAVIPSSTKRANLASNLKACAMKLSDADMALIASLDRGHRLTSPKGIAPAWD; translated from the coding sequence ATGTCTATCCCCGCATTCGGCCTGGGTACGTTTCGCTTGCAAGGCCAGGTAGTCATCGATTCGGTCAGCACCGGCCTGGAACTGGGCTACCGGGCCATCGACACCGCGCAAATCTACGAGAACGAAGCCGAAGTCGGCGAAGCCATCGCCGCCAGTGGCGTTGCCCGTGAAAACCTGTTCATCACCAGTAAGATCTGGGTCGCCAACTTCGCCAAGGATCGCCTGATCGAAAGCCTCAGGGAAAGCCTGCAAAAACTGCAGACCGACTACCTGGACCTGACCCTGATTCACTGGCCGTCGCCGGAAGACCAGGTGCCGGTCGAGGAATTCATGGGTGCCCTGCTCGAAGCCAAGCGCCTGGGCCTGACCCGGCAGATCGGCGTGTCGAACTTCACCGTCGACCTGATGAAACAAGCGATCGCCGCCGTCGGTGCCGAGAACATCGCCACCAACCAGATCGAACTGCACCCGTACCTGCAAAACCGCAAGGTGGTCGAGTTCGCACAAAGCCAAGGCATCCGGATCACCTCCTACATGACCCTGGCCTACGGCGAAGTGCTCAAGGACCCGGTGATCGCGACGATCGCCGACCGCCTTCAATCGACCCCGGCGCAAGTCACCCTGGCCTGGGCCATGCAACTGGGTTACGCGGTGATTCCGTCGTCGACCAAACGCGCCAACCTCGCCAGCAACCTCAAGGCCTGCGCCATGAAGTTGAGCGACGCCGACATGGCGCTGATCGCCAGCCTGGATCGCGGCCATCGCCTGACCAGCCCGAAAGGCATCGCACCGGCCTGGGACTGA
- a CDS encoding sigma-70 family RNA polymerase sigma factor, with protein MSSADQPLNQQVHTLYSEHHSWLQGWLHRKLGNRCDAADLAHDTFLRLLTRQVVKPLGSEPRALLTHIAKGLVIDRWRRQDIERAYLETIAYLPVAEVPSPETRLLILETLWRIEALLRELPAATRDTFLLSQIEGLTYAQIATRLNVSLITVKRHMRAAFIACLSVA; from the coding sequence ATGTCGTCTGCCGATCAGCCTCTGAACCAGCAAGTCCACACCCTTTACAGCGAACATCACAGTTGGCTGCAAGGTTGGCTGCACCGCAAACTGGGTAACCGCTGTGATGCGGCCGACCTGGCCCACGATACGTTCCTGCGCCTGTTGACGCGCCAGGTGGTCAAACCGCTGGGCAGCGAACCGCGGGCGTTGCTGACGCATATTGCCAAGGGTCTGGTGATTGACCGCTGGCGGCGCCAGGACATCGAACGCGCGTATCTGGAAACCATCGCGTACCTGCCGGTGGCCGAAGTGCCGTCGCCGGAAACCCGCCTGCTGATCCTCGAAACCCTGTGGCGCATCGAAGCGCTGCTGCGGGAACTGCCGGCCGCGACCCGCGACACATTCCTCCTGTCGCAGATCGAAGGCCTGACTTATGCGCAGATCGCCACGCGACTGAATGTCTCGCTGATCACCGTCAAGCGCCATATGCGCGCGGCGTTCATTGCCTGCCTGAGTGTCGCTTGA
- a CDS encoding mechanosensitive ion channel domain-containing protein has product MLSLLAEHPLICALILILIDLVLWRLIDASHHNWKLLARLVIFSLYSVLLFNEGMNPMVPAPWVDNVPLHLAATGLQITWWLFAARTLTVTIGAVMMQRVGHTGRLLQDLLGAVIFLIAVIAALAYVLDLPVKGVLATSGALAIIVGLALQSTLSDVFSGIVLNTTKPYQLDDWIAIDGTEGRVIDIDWRATRLQTSQGSMIVIPNSLAAKAKITNFSRPSDMFGLSISLQVSPHVRPQTVIDALERAMQGCRILLSVPGPKVALKSSSAAGAEYEISGFVASMSEKRTVRNQLFDLAYRHLHASGINLLSSVEPNPESDSSKPRALLDSSPIFSTLRQEEKETFSQNMNLQTFRAGETILAAGEVSHHLFIIESGVVSVTLNIHGALIETGRMGPGEVIGEAGILTDTSSAAEFAAKTFCTLYRIEKDYLKPCLDARHDINDAMKTLLDFRLHKVQALIQEEPVVVRKKGFLQWLLKRA; this is encoded by the coding sequence ATGCTGTCGTTGCTCGCTGAACACCCGCTGATCTGCGCCTTGATCCTGATCCTGATCGATCTGGTGTTGTGGCGCTTGATCGATGCCAGCCACCACAACTGGAAGTTGCTTGCACGGCTGGTGATTTTTTCGCTGTACAGCGTTCTGTTGTTCAACGAAGGCATGAACCCGATGGTGCCGGCACCCTGGGTGGACAACGTGCCGCTGCACCTGGCAGCCACCGGTTTGCAGATCACCTGGTGGCTGTTCGCCGCGCGCACCCTGACGGTGACGATCGGTGCCGTGATGATGCAACGGGTCGGGCACACCGGGCGATTGCTGCAAGACTTGCTCGGGGCGGTGATATTCCTGATCGCCGTTATTGCGGCGCTGGCCTATGTGCTCGATCTGCCGGTCAAAGGCGTGCTGGCCACGTCCGGCGCCTTGGCGATCATCGTCGGCCTCGCGTTGCAAAGCACCCTCAGCGACGTGTTTTCCGGGATCGTCCTCAATACCACCAAGCCCTATCAACTGGATGACTGGATCGCCATCGATGGCACCGAAGGCCGGGTGATCGACATCGATTGGCGTGCCACGCGGCTGCAAACTTCCCAGGGCAGTATGATCGTGATCCCCAACTCGCTGGCGGCCAAGGCCAAGATCACCAACTTCAGCCGCCCCAGCGACATGTTCGGCCTTTCCATCAGTTTGCAGGTCAGCCCCCATGTCCGTCCGCAAACCGTGATCGATGCCCTTGAGCGGGCGATGCAGGGCTGCCGCATTCTGTTGAGTGTGCCCGGCCCGAAAGTGGCGCTGAAAAGCTCCAGCGCCGCTGGCGCGGAGTATGAAATCAGCGGGTTTGTCGCTTCGATGAGCGAGAAGCGCACGGTGCGCAATCAACTGTTCGACCTGGCGTATCGGCACTTGCATGCATCGGGGATCAATTTGCTGTCGAGCGTGGAACCCAATCCGGAGAGCGATTCTTCAAAACCACGGGCGTTGCTCGACAGTTCGCCGATTTTCTCGACCTTGCGCCAGGAAGAGAAAGAAACCTTCAGCCAGAACATGAACCTGCAAACCTTCCGCGCCGGGGAGACGATACTGGCGGCGGGGGAGGTCAGCCACCACTTGTTCATCATCGAGTCCGGGGTGGTTTCGGTGACGCTGAACATCCACGGTGCACTCATCGAAACCGGGCGCATGGGACCAGGGGAAGTGATCGGCGAGGCCGGTATCCTGACCGACACCTCATCGGCCGCCGAATTTGCCGCGAAGACCTTTTGTACGCTTTACCGCATCGAAAAGGACTACCTGAAACCGTGCCTGGATGCCCGTCACGACATCAACGACGCGATGAAAACCTTGCTGGATTTCCGCTTGCACAAAGTGCAGGCGTTGATCCAGGAAGAGCCGGTGGTGGTGCGCAAGAAAGGGTTTTTGCAGTGGTTGCTCAAGCGGGCTTAG
- a CDS encoding PaaI family thioesterase, with protein sequence MQSPTRDATLAQWIAQEQAMRARLAGPGSLSMAEVSALTPAEFFEGIGDGTLPSPPIGTLMDFIPIEWSAGVFIFQGTPDSRHYNPLGTVHGGYAATLLDSCMGCAIHTQLKKGQGYTTLDLRISYVRALNSASGPVRAEGKIVHLGRSTALAEGRIYDVDGRLYATGSTTCMILEARG encoded by the coding sequence ATGCAAAGCCCAACCCGCGACGCCACGCTCGCCCAATGGATCGCTCAGGAGCAGGCCATGCGCGCCCGTCTCGCCGGGCCCGGGAGTTTGTCCATGGCCGAAGTCAGCGCCCTGACGCCCGCAGAGTTTTTCGAAGGTATCGGCGACGGCACGCTGCCCTCCCCGCCAATTGGCACACTGATGGACTTCATTCCAATCGAATGGTCGGCCGGCGTGTTCATTTTCCAGGGCACACCGGATTCACGTCATTACAACCCGCTGGGCACGGTGCACGGTGGCTACGCCGCGACGTTGCTGGATTCGTGCATGGGCTGCGCGATTCATACGCAGCTGAAAAAAGGCCAGGGCTACACCACGCTGGATCTGCGCATCAGTTATGTCCGCGCCTTGAACAGCGCCAGCGGACCGGTGCGGGCCGAGGGCAAGATTGTTCACTTGGGGCGCTCGACGGCGTTGGCCGAGGGGCGGATTTATGATGTGGATGGGCGGCTGTATGCGACGGGTTCGACGACTTGCATGATTCTTGAGGCGCGGGGGTAA
- a CDS encoding isochorismatase family protein has product MSTVNAANFNGQKPTIDPNDAAMLLIDHQSGLFQIVKDMDVPQLRANAIALAKAATLLKMPVITTASVPQGPNGPLIPEIHEAAPHAQYVARKGEINAWDNPEFHAAVKATGKKTLVIAGTLTSVCLAFPSIAAVHEGYKVFAVVDASGNHSKLATDLTVARLAQAGVVPIDIMATLSELQGSWNRPDAEQWAAVYAQAMPHYQLLIESYLKAQQVANEHEKLDSER; this is encoded by the coding sequence ATGAGCACCGTCAATGCTGCCAACTTCAATGGTCAGAAACCGACCATCGACCCCAACGACGCCGCGATGTTGTTGATCGACCATCAGAGCGGACTGTTCCAGATCGTCAAGGACATGGACGTGCCACAACTGCGCGCCAATGCCATCGCACTGGCCAAGGCCGCGACTCTGCTGAAGATGCCGGTGATCACCACCGCTTCCGTACCGCAAGGGCCGAACGGGCCGCTGATCCCGGAGATTCATGAGGCCGCACCGCATGCGCAGTACGTGGCGCGCAAAGGTGAAATCAACGCCTGGGACAACCCGGAATTTCACGCGGCGGTCAAAGCCACCGGCAAGAAGACCCTGGTGATCGCCGGCACCCTGACCAGCGTTTGCCTGGCGTTCCCGTCCATCGCGGCGGTGCACGAAGGCTACAAAGTGTTTGCCGTGGTCGACGCTTCCGGCAACCACTCGAAACTGGCCACCGATCTGACAGTTGCCCGTTTGGCCCAGGCCGGCGTGGTGCCGATCGACATCATGGCTACGCTCTCTGAGCTGCAAGGCTCGTGGAACCGTCCGGACGCCGAGCAGTGGGCCGCCGTCTACGCCCAGGCCATGCCGCATTATCAATTGCTGATCGAGAGCTATCTCAAGGCTCAGCAAGTGGCCAACGAGCACGAAAAGCTGGATTCCGAACGTTAA
- a CDS encoding TonB-dependent receptor, which produces MFKHSFLRIALSCAALLPIHSHAADIVSASRNISIDPGLLSQVLAQFAVQAGVPLSFDPALLGNRQSPGLHCNFSVQSGFQHLLDGSGFVLISTRDNGFTLKPEDAASPALELDTTNVSALGNDSPDTYGGGQLARDANIGMLGHQALNDLPFSVTSYTAKTIADQQARTVGDVLLNDASVRQSAGFGNFSQVFIIRGLSLASDDISFNGLYGVLPRQIIATEALERVELFKGPNAFINGVTPSGSGIGGGVNVQPKRAGDTPTRSITLDYSSDARIGGHLDLGQRFGKDNRLGARLNLLQREGDTAVDDEDQRSALISLGLDYRGERLRLSTDLGYQKQVINQGRAVVYVDSTLNKVPKVPDANAAYSQSWSYSQLEDSFGMARAEYDLSETWTAYVAGGAKHTRENGVYSSLTVTDLDGNARGGMLYPPHDEDNQSLMTGLNGRLQTGPISHQLSLGLAGIWGEQRSAFETIGSTGRYSTNLYNIAEQQRPAATSFGSDIHDPRIVGKNTLRSGAIADTLGVLDDRVLLTLGARRQSLKVDGWSTTSGARTSSHDASITTPVFGLVIKPWEYVSFYANRIEGLAKGPTPPTTSLNRDDTFAPVRSKQIEAGVRLDMGSYGASIGAYRIEQPSSYTQDGIFRVDGQQLNKGIELNVYGEPLDGLRLLSGATLMKTEIEGSANGINDGNRAVGVPRFQFNLGADWDVPGLEGAALSARMLRTGGQYLNAANTQSIPAWSRFDLGARYAFGFDDRDVTLRANLENVANEAYWASANGGYLTQGTPRTLKVSVTVDF; this is translated from the coding sequence ATGTTCAAGCATTCTTTTTTGCGCATTGCCCTGAGCTGCGCGGCGCTGCTGCCGATCCACAGCCATGCGGCAGACATTGTTAGCGCCAGTCGCAACATTTCAATTGATCCGGGCTTGCTCAGTCAGGTACTGGCGCAATTTGCCGTTCAGGCAGGCGTGCCGCTGTCGTTCGACCCGGCATTACTGGGCAACCGCCAGAGCCCGGGGCTGCACTGCAATTTCAGTGTGCAATCAGGTTTTCAGCACTTGCTCGATGGCAGCGGCTTCGTCCTGATCAGCACCCGCGACAACGGCTTCACCTTGAAGCCTGAAGACGCCGCCAGCCCGGCGCTAGAACTGGACACGACCAACGTCAGTGCCTTGGGCAACGACAGCCCGGACACCTACGGCGGCGGACAGCTCGCCCGCGACGCAAACATCGGCATGCTCGGTCATCAGGCATTGAACGACCTGCCCTTCAGCGTCACCAGCTACACCGCCAAAACCATCGCCGACCAACAGGCCCGGACCGTCGGCGATGTGCTGCTCAATGACGCGTCGGTGCGACAGTCTGCCGGTTTCGGCAATTTTTCCCAGGTGTTCATCATTCGCGGCCTGTCGCTGGCCTCCGATGATATTTCCTTCAACGGCCTGTATGGCGTCCTGCCGCGCCAGATCATCGCCACTGAAGCCTTGGAACGGGTCGAGTTGTTCAAGGGGCCGAACGCCTTTATCAACGGGGTGACGCCCAGCGGCAGCGGCATCGGGGGCGGTGTCAACGTGCAGCCTAAACGTGCCGGCGACACGCCGACGCGCAGCATCACCCTCGATTACAGCAGCGACGCCCGCATCGGCGGGCACCTCGACCTCGGCCAGCGTTTCGGCAAAGACAACCGGTTGGGTGCGCGACTCAACCTGCTGCAGCGCGAGGGCGATACCGCCGTCGATGATGAAGACCAGCGTTCAGCGCTGATCAGCCTGGGCCTGGATTATCGCGGCGAGCGTCTGCGCCTCTCCACCGATCTGGGCTACCAGAAGCAGGTGATCAATCAGGGGCGCGCGGTGGTTTATGTCGATTCCACCTTGAACAAAGTACCCAAGGTGCCCGACGCCAATGCCGCCTATTCTCAGAGCTGGAGTTACTCGCAACTGGAGGACTCGTTCGGCATGGCCCGCGCCGAATATGACCTGAGCGAAACCTGGACGGCCTATGTCGCGGGCGGTGCCAAACACACCCGCGAAAACGGTGTGTATTCATCGCTGACCGTCACCGACCTTGATGGCAACGCCCGTGGCGGCATGCTCTACCCGCCCCACGATGAGGACAATCAAAGCCTGATGACCGGCCTCAACGGTCGCCTTCAAACCGGCCCGATCAGTCATCAACTGAGCCTCGGGCTGGCCGGCATCTGGGGCGAGCAGCGTTCGGCCTTCGAAACCATCGGCAGCACCGGGCGCTACAGCACCAACCTCTACAACATCGCTGAACAACAGCGACCTGCCGCCACTTCGTTCGGCAGCGATATTCACGATCCGCGCATCGTTGGCAAGAATACCCTGCGCAGCGGCGCCATCGCCGACACCCTCGGCGTCCTCGACGACCGCGTTTTGCTGACCCTCGGTGCGCGTCGCCAGTCGTTGAAAGTCGATGGCTGGAGCACCACTTCCGGCGCCCGAACGTCCAGTCATGACGCGTCGATCACCACCCCGGTTTTTGGTCTGGTGATCAAGCCTTGGGAATATGTTTCGTTCTACGCCAACCGCATCGAAGGCCTGGCCAAAGGTCCAACACCACCGACCACTTCACTCAACCGCGACGATACCTTCGCCCCGGTGCGCAGCAAGCAAATCGAAGCCGGCGTACGCCTGGACATGGGCAGCTACGGCGCGAGCATTGGGGCGTACCGCATCGAGCAACCGTCGAGCTATACCCAGGACGGGATCTTCCGGGTCGACGGCCAGCAACTGAACAAAGGCATCGAGCTCAACGTCTACGGCGAACCGCTCGATGGCCTGCGCCTGCTCAGCGGCGCAACCCTGATGAAGACTGAAATTGAAGGCAGTGCCAACGGCATCAACGACGGCAACCGCGCCGTCGGCGTGCCGCGTTTCCAGTTCAACCTGGGGGCGGACTGGGATGTGCCGGGGCTTGAAGGTGCGGCGCTGAGTGCAAGAATGCTGCGCACGGGCGGGCAATATCTCAATGCCGCCAACACCCAAAGCATTCCGGCGTGGAGCCGCTTCGATCTGGGTGCGCGGTATGCCTTCGGGTTCGATGACCGGGACGTCACGCTGCGCGCCAATCTTGAGAATGTTGCCAATGAGGCCTATTGGGCTTCGGCCAATGGCGGGTATCTGACCCAAGGGACGCCGCGGACGTTGAAGGTTTCGGTGACGGTGGATTTTTGA
- a CDS encoding pirin family protein — translation MKNIIGIYTSPRGHWVGDGFPVRTLFSYDNLGKHISPFLLLDHAGPAEFTPTTERRGVGQHPHRGFETVTIVYKGELEHRDSTGSGGKIGPGDVQWMTAASGILHEEFHSEGFAKSGGTLEMVQLWVNLPAKDKMADAGYQTILDGDIPDIALQDNAGSLRLIAGEFDGRKGPARTFTPIDVWDLRLNAGKLLTLDLHEGRNTALVVLRGAVQVNGLESVREGQLALLDRKGDQLTLEASKDAVVLLLSGEPIDEPIVGHGPFVMNTEQEIHQAFADFQSGRFGQMHG, via the coding sequence ATGAAAAACATCATCGGTATCTACACCAGTCCTCGCGGCCATTGGGTTGGCGACGGTTTTCCGGTTCGCACGCTGTTTTCCTACGACAACCTGGGTAAACACATCAGCCCGTTCCTGCTGCTCGATCACGCCGGGCCTGCTGAATTCACCCCGACCACCGAACGGCGTGGCGTTGGTCAGCATCCGCACCGCGGCTTCGAAACCGTGACTATCGTTTACAAGGGCGAACTGGAACACCGCGACTCCACCGGCAGTGGCGGCAAGATCGGTCCCGGCGACGTGCAATGGATGACCGCCGCCTCGGGAATTCTCCACGAAGAGTTCCACTCCGAAGGTTTCGCCAAGAGCGGCGGCACTCTGGAAATGGTCCAGTTGTGGGTCAACTTGCCGGCCAAAGACAAAATGGCCGACGCCGGTTACCAGACGATTCTTGATGGCGACATTCCGGACATTGCCCTGCAAGACAACGCCGGCAGCCTGCGCCTGATCGCCGGTGAGTTCGACGGCCGCAAAGGACCGGCGCGGACCTTCACGCCGATTGACGTCTGGGACCTGCGCCTGAATGCCGGCAAGTTGCTCACTCTGGATCTGCATGAAGGGCGTAATACCGCACTGGTGGTCTTGCGCGGTGCGGTTCAGGTCAATGGTCTGGAATCGGTGCGTGAAGGGCAGTTGGCCCTGCTCGATCGCAAGGGCGATCAGTTGACCCTTGAAGCCAGCAAAGACGCGGTGGTGTTGTTGCTCAGCGGCGAACCGATCGACGAACCGATCGTCGGCCACGGCCCGTTCGTGATGAACACCGAGCAAGAAATCCACCAGGCGTTCGCCGACTTCCAGTCCGGCCGCTTCGGCCAGATGCACGGTTAA
- a CDS encoding FecR domain-containing protein produces MNSSMINPQILGEAADWLVQLHSGTATPADHQAIAQWRSRSAEHAQAWQRAEVLLGDFRGVPANLAIQTLQRASRKEGLSRRQTLTRLGLLLMAGPLGIASQHLPWEQWNADQRTAVGEQKNLQLPDGSQLLLNTDSAVNIAFNPRERRVKLIDGEVLISTAKDLGARPFIVETPHGTARALGTRFCVRTEGSRSHVSVLEGQVVVTPQLLHESTTLNAGERQSFKLNRLDAPERFDIEAVSWDKGMLLANNMRLDELLGELSRYRPGVLRCHPDVAALRVSGAFSLRDTDASLRLLSDTLPLNISRMTRYWLSVEPRV; encoded by the coding sequence ATGAATTCGTCGATGATCAACCCGCAGATTCTCGGAGAAGCCGCCGATTGGCTGGTGCAATTGCATTCCGGCACCGCAACACCGGCCGATCATCAGGCCATCGCCCAATGGCGCAGCCGCAGCGCCGAGCATGCCCAGGCCTGGCAACGGGCCGAAGTGCTGCTTGGGGATTTTCGTGGTGTGCCGGCCAACCTCGCGATCCAGACACTGCAACGGGCTTCGCGCAAAGAAGGCCTGAGCCGTCGTCAGACCCTCACCCGCCTGGGCTTGCTGTTGATGGCTGGTCCCTTGGGCATTGCCTCGCAGCATTTGCCTTGGGAGCAATGGAACGCCGATCAACGCACCGCCGTGGGCGAGCAGAAAAACCTGCAATTGCCCGATGGCAGCCAGTTGCTGCTCAACACCGACAGTGCGGTGAATATTGCTTTCAACCCACGTGAACGACGCGTCAAGTTGATCGACGGCGAGGTGCTGATCAGCACCGCGAAAGACCTCGGTGCCCGGCCTTTTATCGTCGAAACGCCCCACGGCACTGCACGTGCGCTGGGCACCCGGTTTTGCGTACGGACCGAGGGCTCGCGCAGCCATGTTTCAGTTCTCGAAGGGCAAGTGGTGGTCACGCCGCAACTGCTGCATGAAAGCACGACCCTCAATGCCGGCGAGCGCCAGAGCTTCAAGTTGAACAGGCTCGATGCACCGGAACGCTTCGACATCGAGGCCGTGTCCTGGGACAAGGGCATGCTGCTGGCCAACAACATGCGCCTGGATGAACTGCTGGGCGAACTGAGCCGCTACCGGCCGGGCGTATTGCGCTGCCACCCGGACGTCGCGGCGTTGCGGGTGTCGGGTGCGTTTTCCTTGCGTGACACCGACGCCAGCCTGCGCCTGCTCAGCGATACCCTGCCGCTGAACATCAGCCGCATGACCCGCTACTGGTTGTCGGTCGAACCGAGGGTCTGA
- the ycaC gene encoding isochorismate family cysteine hydrolase YcaC translates to MTTSYKRLDKDNAAVLLVDHQTGLLSLVRDIDPDRFKNNVLALADLAKYFKLPTILTTSFETGPNGPLVPELKAQFPDAPYIARPGQINAWDNEDFVKAIKATGKKQLIIAGVVTEVCVAFPALSALAEGFDVFVVTDASGTFNELTRESAWSRMTAQGAQLMTWFGLACELHRDWRNDVEGLGTLFSNHIPDYRNLMTSYSTLTDSK, encoded by the coding sequence ATGACTACTTCTTATAAACGACTCGACAAGGATAACGCCGCCGTTCTGTTGGTGGATCATCAGACCGGCCTGTTGTCGCTGGTGCGCGACATCGACCCCGACCGTTTCAAGAACAACGTGCTGGCCCTGGCCGACCTGGCCAAGTACTTCAAGCTGCCGACCATCCTCACCACCAGTTTCGAAACCGGCCCCAACGGTCCGCTGGTGCCCGAGCTCAAGGCGCAATTCCCGGACGCGCCGTACATCGCCCGTCCAGGCCAGATCAACGCCTGGGACAACGAAGATTTCGTCAAGGCGATCAAGGCCACCGGCAAGAAGCAATTGATCATCGCCGGTGTGGTGACTGAAGTATGCGTGGCGTTCCCGGCACTCTCGGCGCTGGCCGAAGGTTTTGATGTATTCGTGGTGACCGACGCGTCCGGCACGTTCAACGAACTGACCCGTGAATCGGCCTGGAGCCGCATGACCGCGCAAGGTGCGCAATTGATGACCTGGTTCGGCCTGGCCTGCGAACTGCACCGCGACTGGCGCAACGACGTGGAAGGCTTGGGCACGCTGTTCTCCAACCACATCCCGGATTACCGCAACCTGATGACCAGCTATAGCACGCTGACCGACAGCAAATAA